A DNA window from Camelina sativa cultivar DH55 chromosome 13, Cs, whole genome shotgun sequence contains the following coding sequences:
- the LOC104738100 gene encoding uncharacterized protein LOC104738100 — MVLEELRLDASYRKCWRAKGKALEGIFGSDDESYEDLPCYLHVLKEANPGTVTDIKTEVVEDGRERFLYMFLAFGASIEGFKKLRRVIVVDGTHLNGKYNGVFLTASGQDANFQVFPLAFAVVDSENDDAWTWFFEKLERIIADSKSLTIISDKCSSIYIAKKRVFPLSHHGSCIVHLARNVNAKFHSKGLAKLVTNAVFAYKVTAHWSRAYFQGNHYNMMTSNIAESLNNVLGKGRGCHIVELLKYIRAMLSWWFSARRKKAGKHRGLTTPKVDKQMQKNVVGVCGSKYDRLKIPCRHSLLAADTQGIPYGTLVGDCYKTETWRGTYEGIINPEVSDAVIPVEIKNRVLYPPKARRPAGRPKESRIPSVGEFRVSGHNVYTFVMFRGKKNGVVKTKVNRCGRCKMTGTNRSSCSNPLP, encoded by the exons ATGGTATTAGAAGAATTGAGGTTGGATGCGTCGTACAGAAAATGTTGGAGGGCGAAGGGGAAGGCTCTGGAGGGAATATTTGGTTCTGATGATGAATCTTACGAGGATCTTCCTTGTTATCTCCATGTTCTAAAAGAAGCGAATCCTGGTACTGTAACCGATATTAAAACTGAAGTGGTTGAAGATGGCAGAGAAAGGTTTCTGTATatgtttttggcttttggtGCTTCCATAGAAGGTTTTAAGAAGCTTAGGCGTGTGATTGTTGTGGATGGGACTCATCTGAATGGGAAGTATAATGGAGTTTTTTTGACAGCAAGTGGACAAGATGCTAATTTCCAGGTTTTTCCGCTTGCTTTTGCTGTTGTGGATAGTGAGAACGACGACGCTTGGACGTGgttttttgagaaattagaaCGAATCATTGCGGATAGTAAGAGCTTGACCATAATTTCAGATAAGTGCAGCTCAATATACATAGCCAAGAAGAGGGTGTTCCCTTTGTCACATCATGGATCTTGTATAGTACATCTAGCCAGGAATGTTAATGCGAAGTTTCATAGTAAaggacttgcaaaacttgtGACGAATGCAGTGTTTGCCTACAAGGTAACTG CTCATTGGAGTAGGGCTTATTTCCAAGGGAACCATTACAATATGATGACCTCCAACATTGCAGAGTCTCTGAACAATGTGTTAGGAAAGGGGAGAGGCTGTCATATTGTTGAACTACTGAAGTACATTCGTGCGATGTTAAGTTGGTGGTTTAGTGCGAGACGGAAGAAAGCTGGGAAGCATAGAGGGTTGACTACGCCGAAGGTTGATAAACAGATGCAGAAGAACGTGGTTGGTGTTTGTGGTAGCAAA TACGATAGGCTGAAAATACCATGTAGGCATTCATTGTTAGCAGCTGATACGCAAGGCATCCCTTATGGGACTTTGGTCGGTGACTGTTACAAGACAGAAACATGGAGAGGGACTTACGAAGGGATAATTAATCCTGAAGTGAGTGACGCTGTTATTCCTGTTGAAATCAAGAACCGTGTTTTATACCCTCCTAAGGCTCGACGACCAGCTGGCCGTCCAAAAGAGAGTAGGATTCCTTCTGTTGGAGAGTTTCGTGTAAGTGGACACAATGTGTATACGTTTGTTATGTTTCGTGGTAAG AAAAATGGGGTCGTGAAAACTAAAGTGAATCGTTGTGGTAGGTGCAAAATGACGGGAACCAATCGATCAAGTTGTTCGAACCCGTTGCCATAA